The Acidimicrobiia bacterium genome contains a region encoding:
- a CDS encoding TetR/AcrR family transcriptional regulator C-terminal domain-containing protein, with product MTDKPRDPLTRERVLEGAVALADEIGVDALTMRKLAAALGVKPMTIYHHVDGKEEIIDGMVDLVFSEIDLPPTDHDWKSAIRERCLSARQALTRHRWAAPLMESRTSPGPATMNHHDAVIGCLRRGGLSLQLTAHAYATIDAFLYGFALQETSLPFEGGTPAVQLDELAAGIVAAFPEGAYPSFLEFTVDHVLKPGYSFGASFEFGLDLILDGLERASVEGQVG from the coding sequence ATGACCGACAAACCGCGAGACCCCCTCACGAGAGAGCGCGTCCTGGAGGGAGCGGTAGCGCTCGCCGACGAGATCGGCGTCGATGCCCTGACAATGCGGAAGCTGGCGGCAGCACTCGGCGTGAAGCCCATGACGATCTACCACCACGTGGACGGCAAGGAGGAGATCATCGACGGGATGGTCGACCTCGTCTTCAGCGAGATCGACCTCCCACCGACCGACCACGACTGGAAGTCGGCGATCAGGGAGCGTTGCCTCTCGGCGCGCCAGGCGTTGACTCGCCACCGGTGGGCGGCGCCCCTCATGGAGTCGCGGACGTCGCCAGGTCCGGCGACCATGAATCACCACGACGCCGTCATCGGGTGTCTTCGTCGCGGCGGTCTGTCGCTCCAGTTGACCGCCCATGCCTATGCCACCATCGACGCCTTCCTTTACGGCTTCGCACTCCAGGAGACCAGCCTTCCGTTTGAGGGCGGAACACCGGCCGTTCAACTCGACGAGTTGGCCGCCGGAATCGTCGCAGCATTTCCGGAAGGCGCCTACCCCAGCTTCCTCGAGTTCACGGTCGATCATGTACTCAAACCGGGATACAGCTTCGGAGCATCCTTCGAGTTCGGCCTCGACCTGATCCTCGACGGGCTCGAACGAGCATCGGTCGAGGGGCAGGTCGGCTGA
- a CDS encoding MFS transporter has translation MTTVTASRGFSIGLAGGLFVITVAAFSRIPVVAQIGRDLSLSSVGVGALASMFAVGRVVTDIPAGRLSDRVKPGLMMAIAGSLVMVGSALLAIAHRPLVAFVGVFVAGAGSAWTLTTSMAYFARAPKARRGKSLSYMAAALLTGQAVGPAVGGVLAGIFDWRWSLVLASVLAGMTAIPFLRWRGPAREAVDGDEELGDDRATPLVLAVLYLLPAVQFSIGAAIIQTLIPLLADGPLGIPVGIVGIALGLGAVGRFAGAMLAGQVSDRFGRRPALLPGLAVQIVGLSMLMVSESTWAWWATILLVSLGSVTVNVGTTILADLSGGSLGHRLGVFRLTGDSAFVVAPLLAGWLYARSGQAIATIPSVALTGFVLVAAFLWLPETHR, from the coding sequence CTGACCACGGTCACCGCTTCTCGAGGCTTCTCCATAGGACTCGCAGGCGGGCTTTTCGTCATTACGGTCGCTGCCTTCAGCCGGATCCCGGTCGTTGCGCAGATTGGCAGGGACCTCAGTCTGTCTTCGGTCGGCGTCGGCGCCCTGGCATCGATGTTCGCAGTCGGGAGAGTCGTGACCGACATTCCGGCGGGTCGACTGTCCGATCGGGTCAAGCCCGGACTCATGATGGCGATTGCTGGTTCGCTGGTCATGGTTGGCAGTGCTCTTCTGGCCATTGCCCATCGGCCCCTGGTCGCTTTTGTTGGAGTCTTCGTAGCCGGGGCGGGATCGGCATGGACGCTCACAACTTCGATGGCCTACTTTGCCCGAGCCCCGAAGGCGCGTCGCGGTAAATCTCTGTCGTACATGGCTGCCGCTCTCTTGACAGGGCAGGCGGTCGGCCCGGCGGTGGGTGGGGTGTTGGCGGGGATATTTGATTGGCGATGGTCGCTGGTACTTGCATCAGTCCTTGCGGGGATGACCGCGATTCCGTTCCTACGATGGCGGGGCCCGGCTCGCGAGGCCGTCGACGGTGACGAGGAGTTGGGCGACGACCGGGCGACGCCTCTCGTGCTGGCCGTGCTGTATCTATTGCCTGCGGTTCAGTTTTCGATCGGTGCAGCCATCATCCAGACGCTCATCCCGCTGCTGGCGGATGGTCCGCTGGGAATTCCGGTCGGGATAGTTGGGATTGCTCTCGGCCTGGGAGCCGTCGGCCGATTTGCCGGCGCCATGTTGGCCGGGCAAGTTTCAGACAGGTTTGGCCGACGACCCGCCCTTCTTCCAGGACTCGCCGTGCAGATTGTCGGACTTTCCATGCTGATGGTCAGTGAGTCGACCTGGGCTTGGTGGGCAACCATTCTGCTCGTCAGTTTGGGTTCGGTCACGGTCAACGTCGGTACGACTATCCTCGCTGACCTCAGCGGTGGATCGTTGGGCCATCGCCTTGGCGTCTTTCGACTGACCGGTGACTCGGCGTTTGTGGTTGCCCCGCTCCTCGCCGGTTGGCTCTATGCGAGGTCGGGCCAGGCTATTGCAACCATTCCATCGGTTGCGTTGACAGGGTTTGTGTTGGTCGCTGCCTTCCTCTGGCTGCCCGAAACCCACCGGTAG
- a CDS encoding carboxymuconolactone decarboxylase family protein encodes MPRISYPNLDEVTDPETLAILDRARRVGTPRPESQAIRTHVPAVLKTFTAAWMDTFVNGVLDHETKELCRVYVTKTVNCGYCSAQRSVDADVTEDHYDDLLMFEKSDKYTEREKAALRYTDSIVWDAGLATDAVWEQLHANFTEPELVELGFFIALTSGQQRWIKTLDLGHREVMADTEAGLAASQG; translated from the coding sequence ATGCCGCGTATCTCATACCCGAACCTTGACGAGGTGACCGATCCTGAGACGCTGGCCATTCTCGATAGAGCGCGTCGGGTGGGTACCCCGCGCCCGGAGAGCCAGGCGATCCGGACTCATGTTCCTGCGGTCCTCAAGACGTTCACGGCGGCCTGGATGGACACGTTTGTCAACGGGGTTCTCGACCACGAAACCAAAGAGTTGTGCCGGGTGTACGTCACCAAGACCGTCAATTGTGGATATTGCTCTGCCCAGCGTTCGGTCGACGCCGATGTCACCGAAGACCACTACGACGATCTCCTCATGTTCGAAAAGTCCGACAAGTACACCGAACGAGAGAAGGCTGCTTTGCGCTACACGGACTCCATCGTGTGGGATGCCGGCCTCGCCACCGATGCAGTGTGGGAACAGCTCCACGCCAATTTCACCGAACCGGAATTGGTGGAACTCGGATTCTTCATCGCGTTGACCTCAGGTCAGCAACGCTGGATCAAAACACTTGACCTTGGTCACCGCGAAGTGATGGCCGACACGGAGGCCGGACTCGCCGCGTCTCAGGGATAG
- a CDS encoding O-succinylhomoserine sulfhydrylase, which translates to MEPWQPDTNAVRGGIDRTGFEETSEALFLTSGYVYESAEAAEAAFAGETDRFIYSRYGNPTIRMFEERLRLMEGGEACWATASGMAAVFNALLALVESGDRIVAARGLFGSCSVILTELLPRFGVHTDFVDGTDLDQWANALATPAKAVFFETPSNPMLELVDIAAVSELAHQAGATVVVDNVFATPLLQKPLELGADVVVYSTTKHIDGQGRTLGGAIIGTEEFISQDLQPFMRHTGPSMSPFNAWVALKGLETLRLRVDHQSQAALRVASFLETRVPQVLHPFLTSHPQHQLARQQMTGGGTVVTFEVPGGKEGAFAVLNRLRIIDISNNLGDAKTLITHPATTTHRRLGPDGREAAGISDGTLRISVGLEDITDIIADLEEALIT; encoded by the coding sequence ATGGAACCCTGGCAACCAGACACCAACGCAGTCCGCGGCGGCATCGACCGCACCGGCTTCGAGGAAACCTCCGAAGCGCTCTTCCTCACATCAGGATATGTCTACGAGTCGGCCGAAGCGGCAGAAGCGGCCTTCGCCGGAGAGACCGACCGATTCATCTACTCCCGCTACGGGAATCCGACCATCCGCATGTTCGAGGAACGACTGCGACTCATGGAAGGTGGCGAGGCATGTTGGGCGACGGCCAGCGGCATGGCGGCGGTTTTCAACGCCCTACTCGCTCTTGTCGAGAGCGGCGATCGCATTGTGGCCGCTCGAGGTTTGTTTGGTTCCTGCTCCGTGATCCTCACCGAGTTGCTCCCCCGGTTTGGCGTCCACACAGACTTCGTCGACGGAACCGACCTCGATCAATGGGCGAACGCCCTGGCCACCCCGGCCAAGGCCGTGTTTTTCGAGACCCCATCCAACCCGATGTTGGAACTCGTTGACATCGCAGCCGTTTCGGAACTGGCCCACCAGGCCGGGGCAACCGTCGTCGTCGACAACGTGTTCGCCACCCCGCTACTCCAGAAACCGTTGGAGCTCGGCGCCGACGTCGTCGTGTACTCGACGACCAAACACATCGACGGGCAAGGTCGCACGTTGGGCGGGGCGATCATCGGAACCGAAGAGTTCATCTCACAGGATCTACAACCGTTCATGCGCCACACTGGCCCCTCGATGAGTCCATTCAACGCCTGGGTGGCACTCAAGGGGCTGGAAACGCTCCGTTTGCGGGTCGATCACCAAAGCCAGGCCGCATTACGCGTCGCCAGCTTTCTCGAAACCCGCGTGCCGCAGGTGCTGCATCCATTCTTGACGAGTCATCCGCAGCACCAGCTCGCCCGCCAACAGATGACCGGCGGTGGAACAGTGGTTACTTTCGAGGTGCCAGGTGGAAAGGAAGGCGCATTCGCCGTTCTGAATCGCCTCCGTATCATCGACATCTCGAATAACCTCGGAGACGCAAAAACGTTGATCACGCACCCGGCGACCACAACGCATCGGCGCCTCGGACCCGACGGCCGTGAAGCAGCCGGGATCAGCGACGGAACCCTCCGGATTTCGGTTGGCTTGGAGGACATCACCGACATCATCGCCGACCTCGAAGAGGCCCTGATTACCTAG
- a CDS encoding alpha/beta hydrolase, producing the protein MTTNLGFTPSENPFVVEHGGFYRRWFSMIDDVDTLIETVAKLEGTTQDLWVPVWKEAGDRYEADGDRLEAAGDYAGARKAYLQAKTYFAIGRFPRELNEVKAAISADCARAYRKACAHLDPPVEIVEIPYGDEVIRCHFRTPDVDHPVPTLLIMCGADVFKEDRGWASDYALEHGMASLVMDGPGVGENPVPWSPNSVSAWVAAIEYLENRPEVDADRIGAFGISRGGYSVMQLAGTIPDRLKAVVASAGHPFGYVMSDEELDAFVEHANARATWVFGEPGGPPSFSPTTAENEREKFKTWALSEQGLVDKITQPVLMINGKLDHLAPIGNIYFMLEHGPATGKEARVYADAGHCAFKYFDEWAPASFAWLAEKLNKA; encoded by the coding sequence ATGACCACAAACCTCGGTTTCACGCCTTCAGAGAACCCGTTTGTCGTCGAACACGGCGGTTTTTATCGGCGTTGGTTCTCGATGATCGACGACGTCGATACGCTCATCGAAACGGTCGCCAAACTCGAAGGCACGACACAGGATCTTTGGGTGCCGGTGTGGAAGGAAGCCGGTGACCGTTACGAAGCCGACGGAGATCGACTCGAAGCGGCCGGTGACTACGCCGGTGCCCGGAAAGCTTATCTCCAAGCCAAGACGTATTTCGCCATCGGAAGATTTCCTCGCGAACTCAACGAGGTCAAAGCTGCCATCTCGGCCGACTGCGCCCGCGCCTATCGCAAAGCCTGTGCCCATCTCGACCCACCGGTCGAAATCGTCGAGATCCCCTACGGGGACGAGGTCATTCGTTGCCACTTCCGTACCCCAGATGTCGACCATCCCGTCCCCACCCTCCTCATCATGTGCGGAGCTGACGTCTTCAAGGAAGATCGCGGTTGGGCATCGGACTACGCCCTCGAACATGGCATGGCGTCCCTCGTAATGGACGGACCGGGGGTAGGAGAAAACCCGGTCCCGTGGTCACCGAACTCTGTGTCGGCCTGGGTCGCAGCCATCGAATATCTGGAGAATCGGCCCGAGGTCGATGCCGACCGGATCGGCGCCTTCGGAATCAGCCGGGGCGGATACTCGGTCATGCAGTTAGCCGGGACCATCCCCGATCGGTTGAAGGCGGTCGTGGCCAGCGCCGGCCATCCGTTCGGATACGTGATGAGCGACGAAGAACTCGACGCGTTTGTCGAACACGCCAATGCCCGGGCGACCTGGGTGTTCGGCGAACCAGGCGGACCTCCCTCGTTCTCACCAACCACGGCCGAAAACGAGCGAGAGAAATTCAAGACCTGGGCGTTGTCCGAGCAAGGACTGGTCGACAAGATCACTCAACCCGTCCTCATGATCAACGGCAAGCTCGATCATCTGGCTCCGATCGGCAACATCTACTTCATGCTGGAGCATGGACCGGCTACCGGGAAGGAAGCCAGGGTCTACGCCGATGCCGGCCACTGCGCGTTCAAGTATTTCGACGAGTGGGCACCAGCCAGCTTCGCGTGGCTCGCCGAGAAACTCAACAAGGCGTGA
- a CDS encoding carboxymuconolactone decarboxylase family protein, producing MARISFRLLETIDEPDCREFLESAMTHGKPGPEFQAIRAHVPGVMRSFTRTREWIYDEGFLDFDLKELIRAYIAISGDCTYCSNQGIARTINTDDDERFEILNYERSDKYSDRQKLAMRYADAIMWNPDLADDAMWVDLHNEFTEAELVELGYWVGFTFGGQRWLRTLGSKQGQLQEAIDQAHGETVVAGHNPTSD from the coding sequence ATGGCACGTATCAGTTTCCGGCTGCTGGAAACCATCGATGAACCCGATTGTCGGGAGTTTCTTGAAAGTGCCATGACGCACGGCAAGCCCGGTCCTGAATTTCAGGCAATTCGCGCCCATGTACCAGGCGTCATGAGGTCCTTCACCAGGACCCGGGAGTGGATCTACGACGAAGGATTCCTCGACTTCGACCTCAAGGAACTCATCCGGGCATACATCGCCATCTCCGGCGACTGCACCTACTGCTCGAATCAGGGTATCGCCCGAACCATCAACACCGACGACGACGAGCGCTTCGAAATCCTCAACTACGAACGGTCAGACAAATACTCCGACCGTCAGAAACTGGCCATGCGATATGCAGATGCCATCATGTGGAACCCCGATCTCGCCGATGACGCCATGTGGGTGGACCTCCACAACGAGTTCACCGAGGCCGAACTCGTTGAACTTGGCTACTGGGTGGGATTCACGTTCGGTGGTCAACGGTGGCTACGGACCCTCGGATCCAAGCAGGGTCAACTCCAAGAAGCGATTGATCAGGCACACGGCGAAACCGTGGTCGCCGGGCACAATCCGACGAGCGACTGA
- a CDS encoding NAD(P)-dependent alcohol dehydrogenase, with the protein MRAIVQRAFGSAETLQLTDIETPRIEADEVLIEVHAAGVDRGVWHLMMGMPYLVRLAGFGFTKPKTPIPGLDVSGRVVAVGSSVSRFEVGDEVFGIARGSYAEFAAAKASKLAHKPANLSFEQAAVAAISGITALQGLTDVAKLEPGRRVLVIGASGGVGTFAVQLAKALGGDVTGVASGRKLDLVRSLGADHAIDYATTDYLDGTTQYDLILDAGGLNPLRRLRKALKKNGTLVIVGGEGGGHITGGIGRQLRAMLLSPFVSQRLTMFISTESHTHIERLAEYMASGQVSPAVGCRYRLEEVPAAIADLEAGNALGKSVIVVRGSDTNPR; encoded by the coding sequence ATGCGGGCGATCGTCCAGCGGGCCTTCGGCTCGGCCGAGACGCTTCAGCTGACCGACATCGAGACGCCGCGAATCGAGGCGGACGAGGTCCTCATCGAGGTGCATGCCGCCGGCGTCGATCGCGGTGTTTGGCATTTGATGATGGGAATGCCCTATCTGGTGCGTCTGGCTGGGTTCGGGTTCACCAAGCCCAAGACGCCGATCCCCGGCCTCGACGTTTCAGGCCGCGTTGTCGCAGTTGGTAGCAGCGTGAGCCGGTTCGAGGTTGGCGATGAGGTCTTCGGCATCGCACGCGGCTCGTACGCCGAGTTCGCCGCAGCCAAAGCGAGCAAGCTGGCTCACAAACCCGCCAACCTCTCCTTCGAGCAGGCCGCCGTCGCCGCCATCTCCGGTATCACCGCACTCCAGGGCCTCACGGACGTCGCCAAGCTCGAACCGGGCCGACGAGTCCTGGTGATTGGTGCCTCCGGTGGGGTCGGTACTTTTGCCGTGCAGCTCGCCAAGGCCCTCGGCGGCGATGTCACCGGCGTCGCCAGCGGTCGCAAGCTCGACCTCGTTCGCTCGCTCGGAGCCGATCACGCGATTGATTACGCGACCACCGATTATCTCGACGGAACCACTCAGTACGACCTGATCCTGGACGCCGGCGGCCTCAACCCGCTACGCCGTCTGCGCAAGGCTCTCAAGAAGAATGGGACGCTGGTGATCGTCGGTGGGGAAGGCGGTGGGCATATCACCGGCGGGATCGGACGCCAACTCCGCGCAATGCTGTTGTCACCGTTCGTCAGTCAGCGGCTCACGATGTTTATCAGCACCGAGAGTCACACGCACATTGAGAGACTCGCCGAGTACATGGCGTCCGGTCAGGTGAGCCCGGCGGTCGGTTGCCGCTACCGCCTCGAAGAGGTCCCAGCCGCAATCGCGGACCTCGAGGCAGGGAACGCATTGGGCAAGTCGGTGATCGTGGTGCGTGGATCGGATACGAACCCGCGTTGA
- a CDS encoding DMT family transporter: MIESLVGPAFGLLTAVFFAAGSILARIGQRNRPDDDGVFMTVLVNVVVLFLATLFVKPPEWNRQGIVALIIGGIIGTVLGRTSLLRTVRLLGPSRASGFVVGTPVVAAIGGWIVLGESITLIEGIGGTITLVGFWLLARARSTGNLTNEKPPVWYYLVGLGAPVFFGTAFVFRKYGLNLYPDSYRGAFIGAASAFPIIVLIDAFRGQLGERIRTNFQTVNWWFVAGGVATAGALLSQFTAFSYLPAWVVGIFAGTQGIFAMMLSKAFLKHDDHLDRTAIISVVLSTIGVVIISWSQGIGG, from the coding sequence ATGATCGAATCCCTTGTCGGGCCGGCCTTTGGCCTGCTGACGGCTGTCTTCTTCGCGGCGGGATCAATCCTGGCCCGAATCGGTCAGCGCAACCGACCCGACGACGACGGGGTATTCATGACCGTGCTCGTCAACGTAGTCGTTCTGTTCCTGGCGACACTATTCGTCAAGCCACCGGAATGGAACCGGCAGGGCATCGTGGCACTCATCATCGGCGGCATCATCGGCACGGTGTTAGGTCGGACGTCACTTCTACGTACCGTCCGGCTTCTCGGGCCAAGCCGGGCGAGTGGGTTTGTGGTTGGCACGCCAGTCGTCGCAGCCATCGGTGGTTGGATCGTCCTCGGTGAGTCGATCACGCTCATCGAAGGGATCGGCGGCACGATCACCCTCGTGGGGTTCTGGCTGTTGGCCAGGGCTCGGTCCACCGGCAACCTCACCAACGAGAAACCTCCGGTCTGGTACTACCTGGTCGGACTGGGAGCGCCGGTCTTTTTCGGTACCGCCTTCGTCTTCCGCAAATACGGCCTGAACCTGTATCCCGATTCCTATCGGGGGGCTTTCATCGGAGCAGCAAGCGCCTTCCCGATCATCGTCCTCATTGATGCTTTCCGTGGGCAACTCGGTGAGCGGATTCGAACGAACTTCCAAACCGTCAACTGGTGGTTCGTCGCCGGCGGCGTGGCCACGGCGGGAGCGCTGCTAAGCCAGTTCACTGCCTTCTCGTACCTACCTGCTTGGGTCGTCGGCATCTTCGCCGGCACGCAGGGAATTTTCGCGATGATGTTGAGCAAGGCCTTCCTCAAGCATGACGACCACCTGGATCGCACAGCAATCATCAGCGTTGTGTTGTCTACGATCGGCGTCGTGATCATCAGCTGGAGCCAGGGAATCGGCGGATGA
- a CDS encoding NAD(P)-dependent alcohol dehydrogenase, protein MKAVTRSRYGGAEVLELREIERPEPGEGQVLIEVRAASLNALDWHLLTGTPYLVRLINGLRAPKRAGFGVDVAGIVESVGEGVEGVRPGDAVYGAGSGTCAEYALAKAQLLLPLPDGIDFNQAATFNVAAITALQGLRDVGSVKQGQRVLINGAAGGVGTYAVQIAKLMGAHVSAVCSGRNVEMVRSLGADEVIDYTETDVTDLGLHFDVIFDNAGSQRPSKLARMLEPDGVVVLVTGPKGGKVIGPIGHIVRSKLRFAFGTRRAKNINAVTKRQDLQQIGDWVADGSITPAIHRTFSLDETMDAVKLLGSGHAPAKLVINLRD, encoded by the coding sequence ATGAAGGCTGTCACCAGAAGTCGCTACGGCGGGGCTGAAGTACTCGAACTCCGTGAGATCGAGCGACCCGAGCCCGGCGAGGGTCAGGTCCTCATCGAGGTGCGGGCCGCATCACTCAATGCACTCGACTGGCACCTCCTCACCGGGACGCCTTACTTGGTCCGGCTCATCAACGGGCTCCGGGCGCCGAAACGTGCCGGGTTCGGGGTCGATGTCGCGGGGATCGTCGAATCGGTCGGCGAAGGTGTCGAGGGGGTCCGTCCCGGGGATGCCGTGTATGGCGCCGGGTCTGGCACGTGCGCCGAGTATGCGCTGGCGAAGGCGCAGCTCCTGTTGCCGCTGCCCGACGGTATCGACTTCAATCAGGCCGCCACCTTCAATGTCGCCGCCATCACCGCTCTCCAAGGGCTTCGGGACGTGGGAAGTGTGAAGCAAGGGCAACGCGTGCTGATCAACGGAGCGGCCGGTGGTGTGGGAACGTACGCTGTGCAGATCGCCAAGCTGATGGGAGCGCACGTGAGTGCGGTGTGCAGCGGGCGAAACGTCGAAATGGTCCGCTCGCTCGGGGCTGACGAGGTCATCGATTACACCGAGACTGATGTGACCGATCTTGGTCTGCACTTCGATGTCATCTTCGACAACGCCGGCAGCCAGCGTCCATCGAAGCTCGCGCGGATGCTCGAGCCTGATGGCGTCGTCGTCCTGGTTACCGGCCCGAAGGGCGGGAAGGTTATCGGTCCGATCGGCCATATCGTCCGATCCAAGCTTCGATTCGCCTTCGGGACCCGCCGGGCGAAGAACATAAATGCCGTCACCAAGCGCCAGGATCTCCAACAGATCGGCGACTGGGTGGCCGACGGCTCGATCACCCCCGCCATTCATCGTACGTTCTCACTCGATGAGACGATGGACGCGGTCAAGTTGCTCGGCAGCGGCCATGCCCCGGCCAAGCTCGTGATCAACCTGCGGGATTGA
- a CDS encoding LacI family DNA-binding transcriptional regulator: MAQRTTLKDVAREAGVHTSTASRALNDLTSSVVNRETLERVLEAAHRLGYAPHPLARGLRTNQTMTAGIVIPDVENPLFGQIIAGVESALGEDGYSLLIANTERNHPDPDSAIRAFVERRVDGLILATATRDDVLLETLASGDIPIVLVNRTTERVNLPSVLGDDHAGIGLAVEHLEALGHVAIGHVAGPLSLSTGRDRCEAFSNWMNKLGLVADRSNIEEADWFQVEPGYVAARTLLERRPDLTALVAGNDLLALGAYRAIRDMGLLVGEDISVTGYNDMPLVDLMEPGLTTVRIPYREMGAEAARRLLLNMRSSSPEINQVKLTPKLSIRGSTGLVAT, from the coding sequence ATGGCTCAGCGGACCACTCTCAAGGATGTAGCTCGCGAGGCGGGTGTCCACACGTCGACTGCCTCGCGAGCTCTCAACGACCTGACCAGTTCGGTCGTCAACCGGGAAACCCTCGAGCGCGTTCTCGAGGCGGCCCATCGCCTCGGATATGCTCCGCATCCTCTGGCCCGAGGTCTTCGCACCAACCAGACCATGACCGCCGGGATCGTCATACCTGATGTCGAAAACCCACTGTTCGGCCAAATCATCGCCGGCGTCGAGTCAGCGCTCGGTGAAGACGGCTATTCACTGCTCATCGCCAACACCGAGCGAAACCATCCGGATCCGGATTCAGCCATACGGGCGTTCGTCGAGCGACGGGTTGATGGACTCATTTTGGCGACGGCCACGCGCGACGATGTGCTTCTTGAGACGCTGGCATCGGGAGATATTCCGATCGTGTTGGTAAACCGGACTACCGAACGGGTCAACCTCCCATCCGTTCTGGGCGACGATCATGCCGGTATTGGCCTGGCGGTCGAGCACCTCGAAGCCCTCGGTCACGTCGCCATCGGGCATGTTGCCGGCCCGCTGTCACTGTCGACCGGGCGCGATCGGTGCGAAGCGTTCAGCAACTGGATGAACAAGCTCGGATTGGTCGCCGATCGATCCAACATCGAAGAGGCTGACTGGTTTCAGGTGGAGCCAGGATACGTTGCCGCCCGAACACTTCTTGAGCGACGACCCGATCTCACCGCCCTGGTAGCCGGAAATGATCTGCTGGCGCTCGGGGCGTACCGGGCCATCAGAGACATGGGCCTCCTGGTGGGTGAGGATATTTCCGTCACTGGTTACAACGACATGCCTTTGGTCGATCTGATGGAACCCGGATTGACGACGGTGCGGATCCCGTACCGGGAAATGGGCGCCGAGGCCGCCCGGCGGCTCCTCTTGAACATGCGGAGTTCCTCGCCAGAGATCAATCAGGTGAAGTTGACGCCGAAGCTTTCGATCCGGGGTTCCACCGGACTGGTGGCAACCTGA